From Rhodobium gokarnense:
GGCGATGTTCTGGGGATCGGCCTCCATCGCCTTTCGAGACAGCACCGCCGAGCAGAACTGCGTCATCTGGGCGTTGGCGTAGGGCGAGGCGTCCGCCCCCACATCGGCCTCGGTGCGCTTCAGCATCTCGCCGATCCGGCCAGTATAGTCGACCACATAGCCGCGATTGACGATGGCGTCGTTGACGTCGAAGGCGACGGTGTCGAAGTCGCTTGCGACCTCACGCACGAACAGCCCGGAAGCGGCATGCGCCGAAGGCGGC
This genomic window contains:
- a CDS encoding DUF302 domain-containing protein, with product MGLFSRFSAAALGLLLLAVPPSAHAASGLFVREVASDFDTVAFDVNDAIVNRGYVVDYTGRIGEMLKRTEADVGADASPYANAQMTQFCSAVLSRKAMEADPQNIAFCPYTLFYFERSDAPGTVTVGFRRLTGAETPESEAALGEINALLEEIVTEVTGGE